TTTTGAATGATATACAGAACAGCCTGCACTCGAAGGATTGCAGCATCACCAGAGGTGCactcgcgcgatcgcgcgtaGCACAGAGGAGCTAGATATGGTGGATATTCCGTGAAAGGCATCAAACTCAGTCGGTAGCAGGGGAGTGTGTTTAAAcctcgaccaccagcaccaccaccagctccaaaAGAAGGAGGCTTGCGTCACTGTCGTGTCGCGCGCAGGATACGCACGGGGCGCTGGATGGAATTGGAAAGATGAATTtatgaaacgaaacacaaagaaCCAACCCAGTTAGCGCGATTCTCGGCGGCGGCTCGCTcagctcgctgctgctgctgcttgtgctgtttGTCGTGTGCATTCACGCTATTCATGggtatttcaattttaattaaatttatgacaACCGCGCGCGGCACAGTGTAGACAGACGGCTGGCATGAGAGGGCACGCATATGATACGCGCCACAcggtcctggtgctgctgtttgcggATTTTATGtaacctgctgttgctgctgtccctgCTGTGGATCTTGTGGTTGCACGGCTCAACTCACTCATTCACAACTTGCGCGCACAACACACCCCGTAAGGGAAGGGTGAATGGCAATAAGGCACatgatggtggcagtggcgcgATGGCCCCCAGAAGTTGCTCacctcctccacggtgccacgcACAGGTGGGCAGGCGTTAGGCGACATGAAACACAACCATATTGGCCTAGGCGGTGATGCAGTGTGGGAGAACAAGAATGCACGACATCTGGTGTGCGGTGTTCCTCCGCTAAACGCTGCACTAAATTCACTATTTAGCGAAACCAGTTCTCTCGTTGTCGACACTCTATCAGCCTTACTACGGTGAGCTGTAGTAGCAGTTGCGAGGAAGTTCCTTTTGCACCAATTATGCTCCTCGTGGTGGCACTCAGGTTGATATGTAAATCCGGAAGGTAtgcgacgaacgaacgagagtgagaaagagagagagagtgtgtctgtgtgtatgttagtATGGAATTATAATATTTCCATGATCGTTCGCTTGATAAGAGTTAAGTGTATGAGAGGGTGGGGGCCACACCGATCACCGACCGATATGTGGTGGTGCCGAGACCCCCCCAATGTAGGGCAATGTTCTGGTGAGCATTGGCAGATTGTTTGCATAAGATTATTGCTGTTGGCCCCCACACTGCCAGCAGCGACTAGGGCGTTGGGACGTTGTAAGCCGATCGAAAGCGAATGGTCTATGGTGTGGGGGGATAGGTTAATTGGATCGCTTATACTGGAGTCCCTTTGAGCAGCGAGTTCTTCGACGACTGTATCGACTGAAATATataatttccttttctctctttccttctctttctctccacagAGTGATTCTGTTAGTTATTTCCTAGATGAATTAGACCGAGTATCGAGGTTAGATTACGTACCCACCCATCGTGATATTTTGCACTGTCGCAAAGCAACTAAAGGTGTATTTGAGTTTACGATAAGGATACAGGTAAGTGGCCAGcagcccagcccagctccTATCCCTGTTTGTGTGGTCCCTAACAAGCCCAAGTCTTCCCATTGTTTTTGCAGAACATTCCATTTGTGTTCGTCGACGTCGGTGGGCAGCGAACGCAGCGCCAGAAGTGGACCAAATGCTTCGACTGCTCCGTCACGTCGATCCTCTTTCTCGTTTCGACCTCCGAGTTCGATCAAGTGTTAGCAGAGGATAGGTAAGAAGTGGTGCAACTGATTTGATTGCTTGACATTACTGATCTAATCGCGATCTAATGCCTACACTACAGGAAAACCAATCGTCTGGAAGAGTCACGGAACATCTTCGACACGATAGTGAACAATACCACCTTTCAGGGTATTTCGATCATCCTGTTCCTCAACAAGACGGACCTCCTGCAGCAGAAGGTGAAAAACCCCGAGACGGACATCCGCTGGTACTATCCGCAGTTCACCGGCAACCCGCACTCGATCCTGGACGTGCAGAACTTCATCCTGCAGATGTTCATGAACGTGCGCAAGAACACCAAAACGCCGATCTACCACCACTTCACCAACGCGGTCGACACGCAGAACATACAGGTCGTGTTCAGCTCGGTAAAGGACACGATCCTCAATCGCAACCTGTCCGCGCTGAtgctgcagtagtagcagtagtagcagtagcagtagcagcagcatcagtggtGTTAGTAGTAGTCGGATATTCTCAAACAGCGCCCACCCTTCTGTTATCTTCAtaacgtttttcttttcccccatccccttccgcCCCATTACGGCAATTGGGAGCTTTGcgagatagagtgagagaaagtTTGAAATATTGTAATGAATTCTGTCCCTCTATTTAGGACCTCTCTCGTCACCACACGAGGTCCTAATGATGCCATACTGTTTAACcattcttcccttccttccctttggcCCCAACACATCACGTCACTGTCACTGTACGAACCGCGCACGGTTTGCCATATATGCCATCCAAAGGGGGActggcttctctgctctcGAAAGGACCCCCATCCTCCCACTTGCTTTCCTGTCCGTTCGGTTAATATACACGTGTACCGAATGGTCAGGAGCTAATAAGTAGTTTAAAGTAAGCGAAATGAAACGTTATTTATTGAATAATGTGCGAGGTGTGGAGTCTATCCCTTATGCCCCTGCCGCCGTTAGGCCACAACACAATGGTCTAGCGCTTCTCGCTCGCTAATTCTCGCGAATGCGTCACCCCTTCTATGCCGTTTTTGTTATTCTTATTTGTTTCTCTCAAACACAAGGAGCAGCACTAAGGGTGAAACTCTCAAACAAGGGGACGGATCTGTCTGTAGTGTAGGTAGTGTAGGTCCGGTATAGCCAcaggaacaaacaaaacgccagGACACTCGAAAACGATCTATAATAAATGCAACGCAGAACGGCAAGTAAGTGAAGTGACCAACCCCTGACATCATGATATGCGAGCGCGTTCGCATGCTTACACACCAGCCCTGATTTGTACGACGATCACAATCACACttacaaacaacacacaaacacactgaaacacgcacatacaacaccaaaaaccaaaaactaaTTTTAATATTGCGGGAACAAAACCACACGACGAGCGAAGAAGAATGGAGCTAATTGTAATTCGTAAAACTTCCGGTTGTGGGATCAAACAGGAGCTGCCCATCCATGTCCTCTCATGCATGCAATCATCACCTCTCACGATACGATCACCTGTGATCGTGTACCGGAAGCCAATGATCCACCGTGGATCGCATCGTATGCCatgcttctttttcctcctccaaaACGAACCCCCATTCGCCTCTCGAAAGCACGAAAGAGTGTGCCATAGCAGGAggaacagtagtagtagaagtgaagtagcagcagcattagtagTAGCGCAGCAGTATAgtacggatcggatcggtggtgtggtgcgaaGGCACGGAATAGATTTCTCTGCAAACTCCTCCCCTTATCTCACTTACGTTTCTTACGCAAAATACATTCCCGCGCACATCCCCGCTATCGGATCATCTTCTGCTACGGCGCTGCTAGTAAAGCCGTTGGCTTTCCGTCGCAAGTTGAAATATCCCGCAAACTAAAGACAAATCATTAGACTAGATTAGCTAATCGAGAAACCGAGAATACGGAGCACACAACAGGAGGCCAAGAGGTGTGCAGCAGCTTTTGCCATGTAGATAGTATgagcgaaaaagagggagaaaggaagaggGGTTCGTATGCGGTGGAATCGGCGTTTACAGCATTTAATCATCGCACTGCATCAAAGCagaattcaaattcaataGTGGTTCCGTGTGTGATGTGGTGGAATGTATAACGAGATaaccaaacgaaacgacaGATTGATAATCCttcgaacacacgcacgcggggAAGTAGGATCGATTGCGAATTGACGGGTTCGAAGTTCATTTAATGGAATCAAAAGACTTATCCTTATCCAGCCAGCATGAGACGATGAGTGCGTAGGAAgatcagcaaacaaaacccccaTAACACCATTTTTGATCGTCCTATCTGGTGTACGGTACGGCCCATATTGGCCATAACGACACGCGTGTATTGAGAAGAGGGCGATGAGGAGGctttttgttccgttttccgggttttttgaTACGGGATTCGCTTTTGCGAAGAGACCAGTTTTGTACGGTGCAGCATTTTCGAAAGGTGATTGTAATCGACTATAAGGCGTGCGCGCGTATTGTAGGAAGCTGAAGAAGATAGATCGAGTAACgccatcgatcggatcgatcggcgGAAGGATTTCAGTCGTGACGGTAGTTCTATTTATGTGGGTTTTTGTCCTTTAGTCCCCGctccttttttgtggtttattgTGAACCAAATAGACGGCGAATTCTTTACCTCCCACGGTATCTCTCGGTGTGGTCTCCCAATcccacatcgtcgtcgtcgtcgtcatcgttcccCTTCTGCCGTACAATTTCGAGCATATGTAGTACGGGGAACACATATGTAATGTATTTGTATGTATATGTAAAacgcataaaaaagaagatatAAGTTTGTTGTTCGATGTTACTTTATGGAGATTTTATTTGTACATTGCGGAAAGGGAGAGGACGCCATCCTTTCGGAGGAGGTGTGTAACCGTTGCGAAAGCGGAAGGCACAGAAAGGCTAAAGACGAATCCGGTTGGCCACACAGGAGGCAGGCTAGGCATATATAAATATACGGTAAACCCACATATACACCATAACTTGAACGGATAAAAATGCCCAACTTTGGGTAACTCAATAATAACGACAAGCATCAAAGAAGGCTAAACGTAGTAGACCGTGTCTGTGTTagtcttcttccttctccgatAACGTCCTCTTTCCAGGAGAACTGTCGATACGCAGGACAAACAGATGCTCGCCACGGATACGCCGTTCCTTGATGATGGTCCCTCGGAAGCCACGCTGCTCCATCCACCGTATCACTTCGGCCGGTCGATTCTCTTTCAGCAGGAGTAAGTAAAGTACACCGTCTGGTGCTAGGATACGCTCCAAATCGCCTAGCAACCGGTCAGTCACGACGCGTCCATCCGCTCCACCGGCCCAGGAATGAATTATGGGAGACGGACCGGATCGAAACTCGTCAACGTGTTCTTCCAGAGATCCCTCGACCTCTCCGGTCGGTACGTACGGTGGATTAAACACGAGCAAATCCACGCAGTGTGGCCGTAGCCCCGCAAGCAGGTCCATATTGACCGCATCGACCGGGGCGGAATTCAGGCCACTCGTTTTCAGAGTCATTCGACAGGCCGCCGGATTGATATCGACTCCGAGGCAGAGTGGTGCATGCAGCAGGCATTTGCGGATTGCTGTTATGAGCAGACCGCTTCCTGGACCGACTTCTACGCAAACCAACGGCCACCGGGCCTTGATGTCCTCTAGCTCATCTTCCAGAGcgtcgagaaggagaaaggtaTCCTCCGCAGGTTCGTAGACGAGATCGTAATCCTTCGGTTCGAACTGGTATATCGGAGTGTCCATCCGTAGTAGCGGCTTTCCTGTTTTGCGGGaccgaaagaaaacaaacgttAGCAATTTATTCGATAAAACGGTTGCTCGTTCTTTACCATCGATCTTTCACACGAACAGCATAACTATTTTAAGTAAAAACTCCTTAAAAACTAAATTTTAGCAGGAAAACTTAGGAAAATCGGCTAATTTATCCTTCTCACCAAGGAATTCTCACTTCTCACTTTGTTTTGGTATACCTCCCATGCAACAAAAGTGTAAGAATCCCATGCAGCAAAAGTTTAAGAAATCGCTGTCACGAACGTCAATTTCAAACTAACGACGCCTCCGTCTCGCGCCTCATTTTTGTTTACAGCaagcagcggccgccgcgcCACTTGAAAATTAGTTAATTTTTCGCTCCGAAAACGACCGAAAATCCGATTTGCAGCACCGTTCTGCACGTGCCGTTTGTTCGTGGtggataaaaacgaaatcgatTCGCGTCAATCGACGCACGAAATAAGCTGCGCACGCCGCGGACAGAGAAACGACGCCGTCTGGGTAGCAGCTGCCACAGCCACCCTTAACCCCGGGAGCGGAACGCGGAGCGAAAAATGGAGAACTTCCAGAAGATCGAAAAGATTGGCGAAGGTACGTACGGAGTGGTGTACAAGGCTCGCAACAAGACCACCGGTGAGATTGTGGCGATGAAGAAGATCCGGCTGGAAACGGAAGATGAAGGCATACCGTCAACGGCCATCAGGTgaggagggaggagaggaagaagtagCGGAAAAGGATATTAATTGGGCTTGCGGTTCCGGGTTGTTTTCAGAGAGATTTCGCTGCTGAAGGAACTGACGCACCCGaacgtggtgctgctgcaggacgtGGTGATGGAGGAGAACCGACTGTATCTGATCTTCGAATTTTTGTCGATGGATCTGAAGAAGTACATGGACAGTCTACCGGCGGAGAAGATGATGGATCCGGAGCTGGTCAAGAGCTACATGTACCAGATAACGGCCGCCATGTTGTTCTGTCACAAGCGGCGTGTTCTGCATCGGGATCTGAAACCCCAGAATCTGCTGATCAACAAGGAGGGCGTGATCAAGGTGGCCGACTTTGGACTTGGCCGCTCATACGGTATCCCGGTGCGGCACTACACGCACGAGATCGTTACACTGTGGTACCGGGCACCGGAGGTACTGCTCGGTTCCCCGCGTTACTCCTGCCCGGTCGATGTATGGTCGATCGGTTGCATCTTCGCTGAAATGGCCACACGGAAGCCACTGTTCCAGGGCGATTCGGAGATCGATCAGCTGTTCCGAATGTTCCGCATTCTGCGCACACCGACGGAGGAAATCTGGCCCGGGGTCACGTCGCTACCGGACTACAAATCCACCTTCCCCTGCTGGACGCAGAACAACCTGGCGAGCCAGGTATCGAATCTCGATTCGGCCGGCATCGATCTGCTGCAGAAGTGTCTCATCTACGATCCGATACTACGCATTTCGGCCAAGAAGATCCTCGAacacaagtacttcgatgggTTCGAGCGACTCAACATTCCGACCGAgtgatcgcttcgcttcaatcGGTTGCCATTCCCCACTTCCCATTCCCTTTCCCGTCTTGTACTGACTTCCGGTCGACTTCGGTTGGAGATCGCGGCCGTACTAGAAGATCGCCATGTCTCGTCCGCTCGGTTGTAAATATTCGTTTCTGCGGAGTTGCGCTGTTGCAGGGAACAAGAAGGAATTGAACACTTGATTTACGTATAAATATGTTTAACGGATTAAGGCTAAAGGATAGCCAATACGCATttgccactctctctctctttctcacactgtctctctctttaattaaaaaacaaataaactcTAACATTTCCTAGTAAATTCTATTGATCACTGCGCCGCGAACGGTCAGTGTGTTTCATTCGAGGGGTTTCGAGAGCGCCGCATATCACGCCCCACAACCTTACACTAATCTCTTTAACAGATAACAGCCTCAAGAAGGAGATGCAACGGATCGTGGCGCGTGCACGAGGTGTCAGCGCTCATGATCGTCCAGCGTCATGGTGGCCTGAATGTCCTGGATTTCCCGAAACAGCAGCGCTTTCCACTGTTGCACCGTCAGTTTCTGGGCGTCGATCGTGTGATCGTAcggtgccgccggtggtgaTCGCTGAAAATCGGGCTCATAGTACCACACGTTGATGTACGGATGTCGCAGTGCCTCATCGACGGTACAGCGTTCCAGCGGATCGAATGCCAGCATTCGTCGCAGAAAGTCTCGGGCGTACTCATTCGTCAACTGTGGATGATTgctggtcgatcgatcgaacacacTGTCGGGGAAGAGATGCTCGAACGGAATGCCCGGAACTGGCGGTTGGTTTTGGATGTAGCGCTGAGTTCCCGGTGTCGTTCGGGCAATAAACTCGGGCCGCGGTGTACCGAGCTTCCTCACGATGCACATCCACTGATCAACGTGGTCGGTACCGGGGAACAACACCTCGCCTGTGATCAGTTCCGCCATGATGCACCCTATGGACCACATATCCACCCGGCTATCGTAATCCATCTGCAGGATAATCTCGGGGGCCCGGTAGTGCCGCGTCACGACGTACTGTGTCATCGCAAAGCTTGTCTCGACGCTGCGCGCAAGGCCAAAGTCCAGGATCTTCAGATCGCAATTGTACGATACGACCATGTTGGAGGGTTTCAGATCACGGTGGATAATGCCGGCGGCGTGCAGGTACCGGATACCGCACAGCATCTGATAGACGAGAAAGGAAatgcgatcgtgatcgagctgCTTTCCGATCACGCTCCGTAGGCTATCGTCCATCAGCTCGGTGAAGATGTAGACGTCGCGGAACGTTTCCAGTGTCCGCTGGGGTGTGTACGCGTACAGCAGCTTAATAATCTGTGAAATGTACAAGCGGAGATTGAACTTTGGTTAATTGAGGCCAATCCTGAGCGTGCAGCGGCCAGTACTCGTTGGTCTTACATTCGGATGATCGATCAGTCGCATCAGTCTGATCTCGCGGTACGCTCGCTTGGCAAATGTTTCGTTCTGGAATGGTTGCGACAGCTTCTTCACTGCCAGCTGCCGGCCCGTCACTGCATCGACCACACTGCTGCAAGTGGATAAGAACGTAGATTTCGTTAGCCAGTCGCATGCTTCCGGTTAGTCTGGAGTTTAACTTACCAGACAGCACCCTGTACTCCTATGCCGATCGGGCGCATGTGTGTTAGGGGAAATCGGTCCTGCGGTAGATCGAAGTAGTACAGCATCTGACCAGCCGCACCGTCATTTGATCGATTGTCCTCAACGACCGGCGCCGCCGAGCTCGCTTGATCTCCATTCTGGTCCTCCTCATTCGATGCCGATTGCATGATGATGGAATAGCTGGAGAGAAGAGATGGAATGTTTTCCGAAGTGAGAATCAAATCAACGGAACGCACGTGTCAATGGCGCACCGAAAGACAAAACCGGAAGATTGTTTCAGGTAACTTAAACAGGttaccgccagcaccaccaccacagagcGGAGAGTAGATGAATTGGACGTTTCACAGTCAATTAGGAAGCTTTGCTTAGTGACAAGCAGCGGCTTAAGCCCCCGGGAATAGTGTCTCTGGCGTCTGTGGCGTTTGCGTTCGCGGTAAGCCATTTGTTTTCCCTATTAGCACCTCGGTGAACGTAAAAGGTGGACGAAAGGCCAAGATCAATTTAGGCAGGagagacaaacagacacacgcacgcactgtgCTACGTTTTGTGCCAATTTTGTGCCTGGCAACATAACAATGTAAAGCCAACATATTTGCCACCGTTCCCTAAAAAACGTGGACTGGATCTCGAACCGACTCGAGCAACTGTGTAGTACAGGcccaaggaaggaagaagggctTTCAAACATGAGGTATTAGGGAGTGGCTTTTGGCGGTGGCAGTGTTTGCTTTGAAGGAGAGGCTCATTTAGCTGgtttgaagaatgtttttcGACCAAATTTCGTCGCTTCGGTTGATAGTTGACGAGAACGTGATATTATATGTCTATTTTGTGTAGCTTATTAAACATCTTCGCAGCTACAGATATCCGATTCTAGACCAAAAAGGATGCATCTAGTCGGTGACGAACAATCAAAGTAACCGTTGTGCTAAAATGCTCTTCCAAACCTTCATCTTTATTTCGTTGCGAAAGCAAGCTGCTCAGTGATCAAAAAGTGTCAGTTTCATACAACAATTAATAGTGCTTTTGAGGTCATGTTTGATTTCAAACCGAGTAGTGTGAGCAGAGTGTGGTGAACGCAAATTCAGATGGAgtgacggtatcgacattgattcCGAAAAAATATTACCAGGAACCGGAAGACGTCATCGGTTGGAGAGTATTTTTCTTCAGGAGGCGAAAACCGCTCGTAGGTCGCTAGTAGCCAATAAGTAAGCAAGTAAGTAAGAAACTGTTACAAGTAAATCCTTTATCATTTTGCGAAAATATATTCGCCATCACCCTTTCCCATGCTAAACGTGTGTAGCCAAGACCAATACTTTCTTGGAAAAATCAATGATTGATTTCCAAATTAGAGTGCACTCAGGACATGGGATGGAGCTGGAGGATGGAGTAGAGTGGAGTGATTGAGATAGAGCATTCAGGGTAACAGAACCACAACCAACATGGTCTCGCGGTTCATCAAGACAAAGAACTATTAGTAACTACTCGTGCGAAGCAACCCTTTCAATGAATGATCGTAAATTATGCCTCCAAGTGATGATTGAATTTCAACGGAAAGCCCCAGACCTTGATAGTTTCCACGATGCGCCAGGATCGCATCATTGATTGATAAGCGAATTGCCACAATCGAGGTAAGCGCATGAGTCATCGCTGCATTGAGCGCCAAACTCTCGCCCTGGCTGCATCATGGATTCGTACAACATCAAGTACGTCATCACTTTGGCGAGATCCAGCATCCGAAGCACGTGCCACTCACAAACTTGAACTCATGCTGAGCGACCAGTCAAAGAGTCATTTCGATCGCTCTCTCGCAGCGGCCCCCCCAGCAGGCTGGGTGGGAGGGCCCCAAGTCCTTTTTACAATTTCCGAACCGGACGCGACCAAGCGACGATCTGTGAGAGTAGGTCAAAGTGGTTCGCGCACACGACACGGCGCCAGACCGTACACTCACTACAAGCGATGCGCCCACGTGCGATGCCGATTGCGATCGTGCCCATTACgtcagagagatagagtgctgcccagagagagcaagagagaaagagagcgagaacacGCGAGTGTACGCGCCTCCATTCGCGACCATCCATCCCTCGCGTCCTAGTCCCTCCAACTACTCCGAAGAGCGCGAGTTAGTCACTCGCGCTTTCCGTGAAATCCATTGCAACGTCATCGATCGCGTACCAGCAGCAttagcggcggtggtggcggtgatcgGGCGGCCCCGTGTCGTCACCGGGGCAATATTTGGAACGATCGCACCGTTAATAGCCGTCCGGGCCGGTAGCGTCTCCTTTTTTAGCTCTGTGAACCACGCCATGATCATCAGAATCACCCGAGTATCACCTGTGTGCGTCGTGAGTTGCGTACAGagcgaggaggagaggaggttCAGGAAAACccaaacggcaacgacgacgacgtgcagATTGGCGCGTCCCTCTCGCTCCGCGCGATCGATCTTCCTACAAGCAGCTGACTAATGGTTGACTTACCTTGGGGATCTCgcaccacttcttcttcttcttcttcgttgtgCAATATGGTGGTGCCCTCGACCACCGCGCAGTAATAACGCTCGCGCTCCCGGTTGGCTTGTTGgattaatatttaaatttcacacaaacaaacactgtcgcacgcacgcacgtacgcaggTATAcagccacacatacacgtgcaCGCGCACCACTAGTGGACCTCCTGCAGGCGGCGAACAACGGCGCGATgaaccgcgatcgcgatcgccgtACCCGCgtgccacaccacaccacaatatGTGTCAcacaccaacggcagcagacagcagacagcagacaGGCAGCAGCGTGTACGTGTCGTTTTACGCGCGTTTCGCACCCAGAGATGCGCTTGCCACACAAAGGAATCCACTCGCTTCCAGCTTCGATCACAACAAGCCCAACCCAACCGAACCCAGCCCAGGGCCCCAGGTACAACAACACACGCGCCACTACCGTTGTCACCCTCTCTTTCTGCACGTTTCTGCACCCTCGACGGGGGGTGGCGCACGATATTGGCTGACTGGGTCTTGGCTGGACGGCCCACGGCGCTTGTTCTTTGTCGCGACGACACAATCCCAGACCAGTCgggcacgatcacgatcgtgcaTGCAAAGA
The sequence above is a segment of the Anopheles darlingi chromosome 2, idAnoDarlMG_H_01, whole genome shotgun sequence genome. Coding sequences within it:
- the LOC125951624 gene encoding stress-activated protein kinase JNK-like, producing the protein MQSASNEEDQNGDQASSAAPVVEDNRSNDGAAGQMLYYFDLPQDRFPLTHMRPIGIGVQGAVCSVVDAVTGRQLAVKKLSQPFQNETFAKRAYREIRLMRLIDHPNIIKLLYAYTPQRTLETFRDVYIFTELMDDSLRSVIGKQLDHDRISFLVYQMLCGIRYLHAAGIIHRDLKPSNMVVSYNCDLKILDFGLARSVETSFAMTQYVVTRHYRAPEIILQMDYDSRVDMWSIGCIMAELITGEVLFPGTDHVDQWMCIVRKLGTPRPEFIARTTPGTQRYIQNQPPVPGIPFEHLFPDSVFDRSTSNHPQLTNEYARDFLRRMLAFDPLERCTVDEALRHPYINVWYYEPDFQRSPPAAPYDHTIDAQKLTVQQWKALLFREIQDIQATMTLDDHER
- the LOC125951640 gene encoding cyclin-dependent kinase 1-like, coding for MENFQKIEKIGEGTYGVVYKARNKTTGEIVAMKKIRLETEDEGIPSTAIREISLLKELTHPNVVLLQDVVMEENRLYLIFEFLSMDLKKYMDSLPAEKMMDPELVKSYMYQITAAMLFCHKRRVLHRDLKPQNLLINKEGVIKVADFGLGRSYGIPVRHYTHEIVTLWYRAPEVLLGSPRYSCPVDVWSIGCIFAEMATRKPLFQGDSEIDQLFRMFRILRTPTEEIWPGVTSLPDYKSTFPCWTQNNLASQVSNLDSAGIDLLQKCLIYDPILRISAKKILEHKYFDGFERLNIPTE
- the LOC125951642 gene encoding methyltransferase N6AMT1, which produces MDTPIYQFEPKDYDLVYEPAEDTFLLLDALEDELEDIKARWPLVCVEVGPGSGLLITAIRKCLLHAPLCLGVDINPAACRMTLKTSGLNSAPVDAVNMDLLAGLRPHCVDLLVFNPPYVPTGEVEGSLEEHVDEFRSGPSPIIHSWAGGADGRVVTDRLLGDLERILAPDGVLYLLLLKENRPAEVIRWMEQRGFRGTIIKERRIRGEHLFVLRIDSSPGKRTLSEKEED
- the LOC125951626 gene encoding guanine nucleotide-binding protein subunit alpha homolog, coding for MASANNRRRESTLSKLSCSRCCGDLFGYLLRLRVSPEELEQRYKSREIDKFLEKDKHAFRRQVKLLLLGAGESGKSTFLKQMRIIHRINFEPDLIREYQHVIYQNIVKGMQVLCDARDKLDIPWEHPTSQLAANEAILFHSGPKLDTDQFRQYVPIINILWTDGAIRKAYDRRREFQISDSVSYFLDELDRVSRLDYVPTHRDILHCRKATKGVFEFTIRIQNIPFVFVDVGGQRTQRQKWTKCFDCSVTSILFLVSTSEFDQVLAEDRKTNRLEESRNIFDTIVNNTTFQGISIILFLNKTDLLQQKVKNPETDIRWYYPQFTGNPHSILDVQNFILQMFMNVRKNTKTPIYHHFTNAVDTQNIQVVFSSVKDTILNRNLSALMLQ